A window of the Halichoerus grypus chromosome 2, mHalGry1.hap1.1, whole genome shotgun sequence genome harbors these coding sequences:
- the SMIM33 gene encoding small integral membrane protein 33: protein FVYVSLSLSLSVCFSLSSLWVSVSPFGSFSVCTCPCHPLSLPLPYQAGHHPWPSPAVNGSGGQEPQRQLPEVPGGAWEPPRGDGLPLLTIIVAAFVLLAVCIVVAVHFGPRLHQGRATLPTEPPTPKPEGGIYLIHWRVLGPQDSHEDAQREPPVPGSCPVPDGPRLSIDEVTCL from the coding sequence tttgtctatgtttctctctccctaagtctctctgtctgtttctctctcagttCCCTTTGGGTGTCTGTCTCTCCATTTGGCTCTTTTTCTGTGTGCACATGCCCAtgtcaccctctctctctgccactcccctacCAGGCTGGCCACCATCCCTGGCCTTCTCCAGCTGTGAACGGCTCAGGGGGTCAAGAGCCCCAGAGGCAACTCCCAGAGGTGCCAGGTGGGGCCTGGGAACCACCGCGAGGGGATGGGCTGCCCCTGCTCACCATCATTGTCGCTGCCTTTGTCCTGCTGGCCGTCTGTATCGTGGTGGCAGTTCACTTTGGGCCAAGACTACATCAGGGCCGTGCCACTCTCCCCACAGAGCCACCAACCCCAAAGCCAGAAGGCGGCATCTACCTCATCCACTGGCGAGTGCTGGGCCCCCAGGACAGTCATGAAGATGCCCAGCGGGAGCCTCCTGTCCCTGGCTCCTGCCCTGTGCCAGATGGGCCTAGGCTCAGCATTGATGAAGTCACATGTCTGTAG